The Streptomyces sp. DH-12 genome has a window encoding:
- a CDS encoding flavin monoamine oxidase family protein, whose product MTSVSTRSADVVVVGAGLAGLTAADQLSRAGYDVVVIEGRDRVGGRIHTVEVAGVPVDAGATWVAPGHTAVRDLARRFDCEFVPQSQPGKGVMSFGGKRKIESATSMAPWAMLDLTRIMGTLQKMVDGLPVSSPWEHPHAEHFDSMSLGEWLTLKHALKDTRKFMNMFSLVHWGAPVGEVSLFNVMRYIKNLGGIEHMLAVEGGDQQDRLLGTMHTLVSRLAGTLEDCLLVASPVERITTAGERVTVETSKHTVEARYVIVTASPAHRSTIEFTPALPERHYGLSRSWRLGALSKAFVAYDRPFWRDEGLSGEGMSDDETAFLTFDVSPDADGPGILMVFCDARGFDAYDEAERRRRVMRHLIHLYGAPARHAIDYTDFSWGNDSFAPGGPNPAVGPKTWTTFGPFLREPVGRVHWAGTETADETSGTMNGAILSGQRAATEVAARLDAGQ is encoded by the coding sequence ATGACCAGTGTCAGCACCCGATCCGCCGACGTCGTCGTCGTCGGCGCCGGGCTCGCAGGGCTCACGGCAGCGGACCAGCTCTCCCGAGCCGGGTACGACGTCGTCGTCATCGAGGGCCGTGACCGCGTCGGCGGACGGATCCACACGGTCGAGGTCGCGGGCGTCCCCGTTGACGCCGGAGCGACCTGGGTCGCACCGGGTCACACCGCAGTGCGCGACCTCGCACGCCGATTCGACTGCGAGTTCGTGCCCCAGTCCCAGCCGGGCAAGGGCGTCATGTCCTTCGGAGGCAAGCGCAAGATCGAGAGCGCCACGTCCATGGCGCCCTGGGCGATGCTCGACCTCACGCGGATCATGGGCACCCTGCAGAAGATGGTCGACGGCCTTCCCGTCTCGTCCCCCTGGGAACACCCCCATGCCGAGCACTTCGATTCGATGTCGCTCGGCGAATGGCTGACCCTGAAGCACGCCCTGAAGGACACCCGCAAGTTCATGAACATGTTCAGCCTGGTGCACTGGGGCGCACCCGTCGGCGAGGTCTCCCTGTTCAACGTGATGCGGTACATCAAGAACCTGGGCGGTATCGAGCACATGCTCGCCGTCGAGGGCGGCGACCAGCAGGACCGGCTGTTGGGAACGATGCACACACTGGTCAGCAGGCTCGCCGGCACGCTGGAAGACTGCCTGCTCGTCGCCTCCCCGGTGGAGCGCATCACCACGGCCGGCGAACGCGTCACGGTCGAGACCAGCAAGCACACCGTCGAGGCCCGGTACGTCATCGTGACGGCGTCGCCGGCGCACCGCTCGACCATCGAGTTCACGCCCGCCCTCCCGGAGCGTCACTACGGGCTCTCGCGCAGTTGGCGGCTGGGAGCACTCAGCAAGGCTTTCGTCGCCTACGACCGCCCCTTCTGGCGGGACGAAGGTCTCTCGGGAGAAGGAATGTCCGACGACGAGACCGCCTTCCTCACTTTCGACGTCAGTCCGGACGCCGATGGCCCCGGCATCCTCATGGTCTTCTGTGACGCGCGCGGGTTCGACGCATACGACGAGGCCGAGCGCCGCCGCCGCGTCATGCGGCACCTCATCCACCTGTACGGTGCGCCCGCGCGCCACGCCATCGACTACACCGACTTCTCCTGGGGCAACGACAGCTTCGCACCCGGAGGGCCGAACCCGGCAGTCGGGCCGAAGACGTGGACCACCTTCGGACCGTTCCTGCGCGAGCCGGTCGGACGCGTCCACTGGGCCGGCACCGAAACAGCCGACGAGACCTCCGGCACCATGAACGGCGCCATCCTCTCGGGACAGCGCGCGGCCACCGAAGTGGCAGCACGCCTCGACGCCGGGCAGTGA
- a CDS encoding TetR family transcriptional regulator, which yields MILDAARGVVVAQGARATLDDVADAAGMTRGAVIYHYSSKNALWVALTRDVLTQFRKAVHDNVEDGQEPGRLARAFIRASLEGDEIDAVGERLFLLAALAVTPGVPEVLAEDGAAWKAEMAEDGLSVGARTVILNAIDGAGLMTGWGLKPDRAELVALRNKLEDLASPGA from the coding sequence TTGATCCTGGACGCCGCGAGGGGTGTCGTCGTGGCCCAGGGAGCCCGGGCGACCCTCGATGACGTGGCGGACGCGGCCGGGATGACTCGCGGGGCCGTGATCTACCACTACAGCTCGAAGAACGCGCTGTGGGTCGCCCTGACCCGCGATGTGCTCACCCAGTTCCGCAAAGCGGTGCATGACAACGTTGAGGACGGCCAGGAGCCCGGGCGTCTGGCACGCGCGTTCATCCGCGCATCTCTGGAAGGCGACGAGATCGATGCGGTCGGCGAGCGGCTGTTCCTTCTGGCTGCCCTCGCCGTCACCCCCGGGGTGCCCGAAGTTCTTGCCGAAGATGGGGCCGCCTGGAAGGCCGAGATGGCCGAGGACGGACTGTCGGTCGGAGCGCGCACGGTCATCCTCAACGCCATCGACGGCGCCGGCCTGATGACCGGATGGGGGCTCAAGCCTGATCGCGCCGAACTCGTCGCCCTGCGTAACAAGCTGGAGGACCTTGCCAGCCCCGGCGCCTGA
- a CDS encoding NAD(P)/FAD-dependent oxidoreductase gives MASGTVETARRRALVVGCGMAGCAAAWWLEHEGWEVVLVDKEAEPYPSSYLLQLDAQATRVLRLMGGQEIIDEVTFAAPAMSVRWGTRKVRELKLDGDSDWRLARRSVLLSRLFAHLPSTVQKRLGVGLEALEHRSDDVLARFSDGSSESFDVVVGADGLHSTVRRLTLASEAHSVYRNGLTHVWINADVPLPDGRAVIASREGMLSLIYPFLDTDQTSVMAVVPVPGSTTPDEPMLVEQVCDMVERLGPDMRAVAAAARKSEDTKLTRFSQVRLPRWYTRRVVLLGDSAHCIDPVSGMGAHASLPGAKVLAESLRDTDDVTLAFARFEAEIRPFAKTAQSITARTVEFSTRAEGRNRAATLTGGIGDLLATIPAILTRHSNRRKTPFGAEPSRPKQITKL, from the coding sequence ATGGCATCCGGGACCGTGGAGACCGCTCGCCGACGGGCTCTCGTGGTGGGTTGCGGGATGGCCGGATGCGCCGCGGCATGGTGGCTGGAGCACGAGGGATGGGAGGTCGTGCTCGTCGACAAGGAGGCCGAGCCGTACCCGAGCAGTTATCTGCTGCAACTGGATGCTCAGGCGACGCGGGTGCTGCGACTCATGGGCGGCCAGGAGATCATTGACGAGGTGACCTTCGCGGCGCCGGCGATGTCGGTGCGGTGGGGTACGCGCAAGGTCCGCGAGCTCAAGCTCGACGGCGACAGCGATTGGCGTCTGGCCCGCCGTTCGGTGCTGCTGTCGAGGCTGTTCGCGCACCTGCCGAGCACGGTTCAGAAGAGGCTGGGCGTCGGGCTCGAGGCGCTGGAGCACCGTAGCGACGACGTCCTGGCCCGGTTCAGTGATGGTTCGTCGGAGTCGTTCGACGTGGTGGTCGGGGCGGACGGGCTGCACTCGACGGTGCGCCGGCTGACGCTGGCGTCAGAAGCGCACAGCGTGTACCGCAATGGCCTGACCCACGTATGGATCAACGCCGACGTGCCCCTGCCCGACGGGCGTGCGGTGATCGCGTCCCGCGAGGGGATGCTGTCGCTGATCTACCCGTTCCTGGACACCGACCAGACGTCGGTCATGGCGGTTGTTCCCGTGCCGGGCTCGACCACGCCGGACGAGCCGATGCTGGTCGAGCAGGTTTGTGACATGGTCGAGCGCCTGGGTCCGGACATGCGCGCCGTCGCGGCGGCAGCACGCAAGTCCGAGGACACCAAACTGACCCGGTTCTCACAGGTGCGACTGCCACGCTGGTACACCCGCCGGGTCGTCCTCCTCGGCGACTCCGCCCACTGCATCGACCCGGTCTCCGGCATGGGCGCGCACGCGTCCCTGCCGGGCGCCAAGGTGCTCGCCGAGTCCCTCCGCGACACCGATGACGTCACTCTCGCCTTCGCACGGTTCGAGGCCGAGATCCGTCCCTTCGCCAAGACGGCACAGAGCATTACGGCGCGGACCGTGGAGTTCAGCACCCGGGCCGAGGGACGCAACCGCGCGGCCACGCTCACTGGAGGGATCGGCGACCTGCTGGCCACCATCCCGGCGATACTGACAAGGCACAGCAACCGCAGGAAGACCCCCTTCGGGGCTGAGCCCTCCCGCCCCAAGCAGATCACCAAGCTGTGA
- a CDS encoding TetR/AcrR family transcriptional regulator — protein sequence MSFDRDQVLRAAADLLTRKATATTEEVARAAGISRATLNRHFPGRDVLVRALEDLGITECEAALDAARLTEGTAEEAVRRLVRALEPCTSLLAFLYSENQLFEGEGQHAGWSRIDARLTELFRRGQESGEFRIDLSAVWLTEALYGLLAAGGWAVIEGRVARNDFTHMIAELLLGGTMRRDAS from the coding sequence ATGAGCTTCGATCGTGATCAAGTGCTGCGTGCCGCTGCCGATCTGCTGACGCGCAAGGCAACGGCGACCACCGAAGAGGTCGCCCGGGCCGCCGGGATCAGCAGGGCGACACTGAACCGCCATTTCCCCGGACGTGACGTTCTGGTGCGTGCCCTAGAGGACCTCGGTATCACCGAGTGCGAGGCGGCTCTGGACGCGGCCCGCCTGACGGAGGGGACGGCAGAAGAGGCGGTGCGCCGTCTGGTCCGTGCCCTCGAGCCCTGCACGAGCCTGCTTGCCTTCCTGTACTCCGAGAACCAGCTCTTCGAGGGCGAGGGGCAGCACGCGGGCTGGTCCCGTATCGACGCCCGGCTCACCGAACTGTTCCGCCGGGGCCAGGAGAGCGGCGAGTTCCGCATCGACCTGAGTGCGGTGTGGCTCACCGAGGCCCTGTACGGACTGTTGGCCGCCGGCGGCTGGGCGGTCATCGAGGGCCGGGTGGCCCGCAACGACTTCACTCACATGATCGCCGAGCTGCTGCTCGGCGGCACCATGCGAAGGGACGCATCATGA
- a CDS encoding MFS transporter — translation MTHPLSTAEQAGTQRAPGRWIALGVLVLAVLLVAVDATVLGLATPYLSEDLQPSGTQLLWIGDAYSFVLAGLLISMGSLGDRIGRKRLLLTGATLFGLVSILNAYAQTPEMMILARALLGVAGATLMPSTLALIRNLFHDPRERSLAIGIWSAAASAGMAVGPIVGGVLLEHFWWGSVFLINLPVMALLVVIGFKMLPESRNPSPGPWDLPSVFLSLVGMVGVVYAVKETASEGFSWLILAAGVLGVAALYGFVRRQRALPVPLVDVSLFRNRGFSGAVLANVLTILGLSGLLFFLSQYLQLVQDRRPIEAGIAELPAAAGAVVAGLVAGAAARRFSVRAVVSSGLAAIGLSLAALTTLTQSTGYPLIGTTLLVVGFGAGLSFTITSDIILTAVPKEQAGAASAVSETAYELGTALGIALLGSVVTNIYQDFTGPAGTPEAAHESLAGAVVAAMHMPADAAAALLAAARESFVDGVALASGVGAGLLLLASAVAWFLLRGQKLTNEPVEH, via the coding sequence ATGACCCATCCCCTGAGTACGGCTGAACAGGCCGGCACCCAACGGGCTCCGGGCCGCTGGATCGCCCTGGGCGTCCTGGTCCTGGCCGTGCTGCTCGTCGCGGTGGACGCCACCGTCCTCGGACTGGCCACGCCCTACCTCAGCGAGGACCTGCAGCCCTCCGGCACCCAGCTGCTGTGGATCGGCGACGCCTACTCGTTCGTCCTTGCGGGCCTGCTCATCTCCATGGGAAGTCTGGGTGACCGGATCGGCCGCAAACGTCTGCTGCTGACGGGCGCGACCTTGTTCGGGTTGGTCTCCATCCTGAACGCTTATGCACAGACCCCCGAGATGATGATCCTCGCCCGGGCGCTGCTCGGTGTCGCCGGCGCCACGCTGATGCCCTCCACGCTCGCGCTGATCCGCAACCTCTTCCATGACCCGCGTGAGCGCAGCCTCGCCATCGGTATCTGGAGCGCCGCCGCCTCCGCGGGCATGGCGGTCGGCCCGATCGTCGGCGGTGTGCTGCTGGAGCACTTCTGGTGGGGCTCGGTCTTCCTGATCAACCTGCCCGTCATGGCGCTGCTCGTCGTCATCGGCTTCAAGATGCTGCCGGAATCGCGCAACCCCTCCCCGGGACCGTGGGACCTGCCGAGTGTCTTCCTGTCGCTGGTCGGCATGGTCGGCGTCGTCTACGCCGTCAAGGAGACCGCGTCCGAAGGGTTCTCCTGGCTCATCCTCGCGGCAGGCGTGCTCGGTGTCGCCGCTCTCTACGGGTTCGTCCGGCGCCAGCGCGCCCTGCCCGTCCCGCTGGTGGACGTCAGTCTGTTCCGCAACCGTGGCTTCAGCGGCGCCGTCCTGGCGAACGTCCTGACCATTCTCGGGCTCTCCGGGCTGCTGTTCTTCCTCTCCCAGTACCTGCAGCTGGTCCAGGACCGGCGGCCCATCGAAGCGGGCATCGCCGAACTGCCGGCCGCCGCGGGCGCGGTCGTGGCCGGTCTGGTCGCCGGCGCCGCGGCGCGACGCTTCTCGGTGCGCGCGGTCGTCTCCAGCGGCCTGGCCGCCATCGGCCTGTCCCTGGCCGCCCTGACCACGCTCACCCAGTCCACCGGCTACCCCCTGATCGGCACCACCCTGCTGGTCGTCGGCTTCGGCGCCGGACTGTCGTTCACGATCACCTCGGACATCATCCTGACCGCCGTACCCAAGGAACAGGCCGGCGCCGCTTCCGCGGTCTCCGAGACGGCCTACGAGCTGGGCACCGCCCTGGGCATCGCCCTGCTGGGGTCGGTCGTCACCAACATCTACCAGGACTTCACCGGACCGGCCGGAACCCCGGAGGCGGCACACGAATCGCTGGCCGGAGCCGTCGTGGCGGCCATGCACATGCCCGCCGACGCGGCCGCGGCGCTACTGGCAGCGGCCCGTGAGTCCTTCGTCGACGGCGTGGCACTCGCCTCAGGCGTCGGCGCCGGTCTGCTGCTGCTCGCCTCCGCCGTCGCCTGGTTCCTGCTGCGCGGCCAGAAGCTGACCAACGAACCCGTCGAGCACTGA
- a CDS encoding phosphatidylglycerol lysyltransferase domain-containing protein, producing the protein MSNRPAANQISVDRRSLLSQRAAAYAVWYLRIVAFINFLSAIWVSLGQDVRRHNQQDLFTPHLLTAGFTSGVFAAFLAVTMRRRKRAAWILNTALGGLFLAIVCFAMFFQEFRQHPLDWISLFITVTFVVALLLGRREFYAKGDRSNPKLAAAVAVGGLLLSSLLAWLLVTVADHAPHGTGTSFAERWGYGTLQLFTVNVDESRFPGITVAHGVDVAINVLGTVLLVAVAYAAFRARRAVDPLSEDDGTRLRASLESYGERDSLGYFSLRREKSAMWSPTGKAAVVYRVVGGVSLASGDPIGDPEAWPGAITPWLAEARAHGWSPAVMGASEEAGTIYARHGLDALELGDEAIVDIADFTLEGRAMRTVRQAHNRVQRAGYTVRIRRHQDIPADEMALLVEHADDWRDGHTERGFSMALGRLGDPEDGLCVMAECHDGDGELRALLSFVPWGSKGLSLDLMRRDRDSDNGLMEFMAIELLRRANEIGVARVSLNFAMFRSVFERGSRPGAGPVLRLWRSLLSFFSRWWQIESLYRANAKYRPTWEPRFLLFEKSADLLRIGLASARAEGFLEAPGLPKWLHRRRLRIDS; encoded by the coding sequence ATGAGTAACCGTCCCGCCGCCAACCAGATCTCTGTGGATCGCAGGTCCCTGCTCTCGCAGCGGGCGGCCGCCTACGCGGTGTGGTACTTGCGCATCGTCGCGTTCATCAACTTCCTCAGCGCGATATGGGTCTCCCTCGGCCAGGACGTACGCCGGCACAATCAGCAGGACCTGTTCACGCCGCACCTGCTGACCGCCGGCTTCACCTCCGGGGTCTTCGCCGCCTTCCTCGCGGTGACCATGCGGCGTCGCAAGCGCGCGGCGTGGATACTGAACACGGCCCTCGGCGGACTGTTCCTGGCGATCGTCTGCTTCGCCATGTTCTTCCAGGAGTTCCGACAGCACCCGCTGGACTGGATCTCCCTGTTCATCACCGTGACGTTCGTGGTCGCGCTGCTGCTGGGGCGGCGCGAGTTCTACGCGAAGGGTGACCGCTCCAACCCGAAGCTCGCCGCGGCGGTGGCCGTCGGCGGACTGCTGCTGTCCTCGCTGCTCGCGTGGCTTCTGGTGACGGTCGCCGACCACGCTCCGCACGGCACCGGCACCTCGTTCGCCGAGCGCTGGGGCTACGGCACCCTGCAACTGTTCACCGTCAACGTGGACGAGTCACGCTTCCCGGGCATCACCGTCGCGCACGGGGTCGATGTCGCCATCAACGTGCTCGGCACGGTGCTCCTCGTCGCCGTCGCCTACGCCGCGTTCCGGGCCCGCCGTGCCGTAGACCCGCTCAGCGAGGACGACGGGACACGGCTGAGGGCGTCGCTGGAGTCGTACGGAGAACGCGACTCCCTCGGATACTTCTCGTTGCGCCGGGAGAAGAGCGCGATGTGGTCGCCGACTGGCAAGGCGGCCGTCGTCTACCGCGTGGTGGGCGGAGTGTCGTTGGCGTCCGGCGACCCGATCGGGGACCCGGAGGCATGGCCGGGAGCCATCACTCCCTGGCTCGCCGAAGCGCGCGCCCACGGCTGGTCGCCCGCGGTCATGGGGGCGAGCGAGGAGGCGGGCACCATCTACGCGCGGCACGGACTGGACGCGCTGGAGCTCGGCGACGAAGCGATCGTCGACATCGCCGACTTCACCCTGGAGGGGCGTGCCATGCGCACCGTGCGGCAGGCCCACAACCGAGTGCAGCGGGCCGGATACACCGTGCGCATCCGGCGCCACCAGGACATCCCCGCAGACGAGATGGCGCTCCTCGTCGAGCACGCCGACGACTGGCGCGACGGCCACACCGAACGCGGATTCAGCATGGCGCTGGGCCGACTCGGGGACCCGGAGGACGGGCTGTGCGTGATGGCCGAGTGCCATGACGGCGACGGCGAGCTGCGGGCGCTGCTGTCCTTCGTGCCATGGGGCTCGAAGGGATTGTCCCTCGACCTGATGCGCCGGGACCGTGACTCCGACAACGGGCTGATGGAGTTCATGGCCATCGAGTTGCTGCGCCGCGCGAACGAGATCGGCGTCGCCCGAGTGTCCTTGAACTTCGCGATGTTCCGTTCCGTGTTCGAACGCGGGTCCCGACCGGGCGCCGGTCCGGTCCTGCGGCTGTGGCGCTCACTGCTCAGCTTCTTCTCCCGCTGGTGGCAGATCGAGTCCTTGTACCGCGCCAACGCGAAGTACCGCCCCACATGGGAGCCGCGCTTTCTGCTCTTCGAGAAGAGCGCGGACCTGTTGCGCATCGGGTTGGCGTCGGCCCGCGCCGAGGGCTTTCTGGAGGCCCCGGGGTTGCCCAAGTGGCTCCATCGGCGACGCCTGCGGATCGACAGCTAG
- a CDS encoding cytochrome P450, with protein MGDRPDQVAQHSAWGNGPAVRGMRLWLPARSGDPVAKLLEPGFRGDAHALHARMRSQGPVYRSRTGMFAVLSYERGYRILRDPRYSTCESLVRPSGVHTLTPRAYAVAVPSVESALRHAAVHVDAAARALVRRLAHGESFDAVEGFAFPLVVTCLREVLDVPPGDSERFMKICDALGGPARGAPATADAEAVRDAREDLAALVIRLERERRHSTADDLISRLASSRARGPAAMDLAGPVDQVRRRGLLNADGTAKPYSVSDRLDLEEIAELCEALITVGLSIAVGLIGNAIAALTAHPDQWKMLTASPRLASKAVEETLRFDPPHQFALRVTSEEVELAGHTLPRGTGVLVMLAAAHRDVDRFARPTRFDITRDGEGHLLVPDGATGLALSLARLVGQTALWTLAHRLPELSPAGPAVRRPRGTVRDFLRLPLRAPHL; from the coding sequence ATGGGTGACCGCCCCGACCAGGTGGCACAGCATTCCGCATGGGGCAACGGGCCCGCTGTGCGCGGCATGCGGCTGTGGCTGCCGGCTCGCTCCGGCGACCCGGTGGCGAAACTCCTCGAACCGGGCTTTCGAGGCGACGCCCACGCGCTGCACGCACGCATGCGTTCACAGGGCCCCGTCTACCGCAGCCGCACAGGAATGTTCGCCGTCCTCTCGTACGAACGCGGCTACCGGATTCTCCGGGATCCGCGTTACTCGACCTGCGAGTCACTCGTCCGTCCTTCCGGGGTGCATACGCTCACTCCCCGCGCGTACGCCGTTGCCGTTCCGTCCGTGGAGTCGGCTCTGCGGCACGCCGCGGTCCACGTCGATGCCGCGGCACGCGCCCTGGTCCGCCGGCTTGCGCATGGGGAATCCTTCGACGCCGTCGAAGGGTTCGCCTTCCCTCTGGTCGTGACGTGTCTGCGTGAGGTACTGGACGTCCCGCCGGGTGACTCGGAGCGCTTCATGAAGATCTGTGACGCGCTCGGCGGGCCCGCCCGTGGGGCTCCGGCGACGGCCGATGCCGAGGCGGTGCGTGATGCGCGCGAGGACCTGGCGGCTCTTGTCATCCGGCTCGAACGGGAGAGGCGCCACAGTACCGCCGACGACCTGATCAGCCGACTCGCCTCGTCCCGAGCCCGGGGCCCGGCCGCCATGGACCTGGCCGGCCCGGTCGATCAGGTGCGTCGGCGCGGTCTCCTGAACGCCGACGGGACCGCAAAGCCATACAGCGTCTCCGATCGGCTGGATCTGGAGGAGATCGCCGAACTCTGCGAGGCGTTGATCACCGTCGGCCTGAGCATCGCGGTCGGCCTGATCGGCAACGCCATCGCCGCACTGACGGCGCATCCGGACCAATGGAAGATGCTCACGGCTTCTCCCCGACTCGCGAGCAAGGCGGTCGAGGAGACCTTGCGCTTTGATCCCCCACACCAGTTCGCCCTGCGTGTCACCTCCGAAGAGGTAGAACTGGCAGGCCACACACTGCCGCGCGGAACCGGCGTTCTGGTGATGCTCGCCGCGGCACACCGCGACGTCGACCGGTTTGCGCGCCCGACGCGCTTCGACATCACCCGCGATGGTGAGGGCCACCTCCTCGTTCCGGACGGCGCCACAGGTCTGGCACTCTCGCTTGCCCGCCTCGTGGGACAGACCGCCCTGTGGACACTGGCGCACCGACTGCCGGAACTGTCTCCGGCAGGGCCTGCGGTGCGTCGCCCCAGGGGTACCGTCCGCGACTTCCTTCGGCTACCGCTCCGAGCACCTCACCTGTAG